The genomic window atacacgtaaatttataaaaatggacGATACAaaagggagaaaaaaaaaaaaaaaaaaaggtaccATAAGATCTACTTagattaattcattttaccTTAAGTTTATGCAAGCGCAAAATgggtaaataataatatgcatgaagttaaaaaaaattattaaaatggaacaaacatatgtacatgtatgcacatatataatatatatagagagagatttacatatatacatttgatTGAAAGAATGCTCCTTACAAAAGCATGAACAAGAGCATTTTTAAGCATTGTGATCATGTGATTACAAATAAACAAGTAATAGCAAGAGTAATTTCGtcttttctgttttttttttttttttaaataaatatataacgcTTTATGAGCAGTTATTCTCTTGTTACTTTAACTGAGTCAAttcttattcattttattttactacaATTTTTCAACTatattttcatcttttatatattttattatataataaataaaatcataAATAACTGTGATAAAGGCGTAAATTgaaattgtatatttattttatttttgtagaCTGTTTAAGTGTACTACTTGTAAAAGTTTATACCTCGTAATTTAATTATCAATGaacagaagaaaaaaaaaaaaacagtaagtacattttacatattttttgcgATATTCATGTTACGTAATATCATATACCTTtgttttatatgcatatatatatatatacatatatatatatattcactacgtataatatattattgttacataatatgtattttttttttttaactcaCCTTTATTTGGAACATCAACGAAAATTGTCTCATGTTATCACATTTCTATTCTTTAGATTAATTTTTACACTcagtaatatattaaaaaaaaaaaaaaaaaaaagttatacattaccgaaaaaagaaaaatacattgtcgcaacatttttttcataaatgtatattataattaagaaAAGGTACTTAATTAtgaggggaaaaaaaaaaaaaagaataaaaaaagaataaaagaacaaaagaataaaaaaagaataaattaagaataaaatatgaataaaaataacaaactACCTTACATTCTGTTGAACGCACATAAATGGAAAAgtccaaaaataaaaaatatgaaaaatcaatatgcaaaaatgaaatgtTGACGTATTCTAAGAATGATTGttaatttgattttttttttttttttttttttccccttcatTGTTAACAAAATTGTTCCTAATATAAGATTAAGACATTTAGAAGATAAATATAtcctaaataaaaaaaatactgtaCACACTTATTATTTAcgattttgttttttccccCTCAATTTATATTCGAgtaagaaaaggaaaattttggTGGTTTCCTGTGGGAACAGTATATTCGGTTATTATAGCATCATAATACAATGAGTAAAAGtttcaagaaaaaaaagctgaacctttttttcaaaggatgtttatacatatatatgtagcagtatatatgtacgtatatatatatatatatatgtatagctATATAGTAATTGAGAATTCACAAAAATGAACAATGGAGTGCATGCTCTAAATACTGATTAcccatttattattaaaacgaacaaaaacaaatttcAGATTACAGTTCTTCTTAATTTATGTGAATAAAAggatataattataacattttaaaaacaaaaattggggtaaattatgtttttttttctttttctattcCCTTTTCATAtgagaaaaatgtaaatattttttaaaatttgtcaGAGAGAAGATTAAGCcatcatataattttcatatatatacgtatatgtgtgtatttaatttttttcaaaaaaaaaaactaaataatTGGCCAAAATAATCAGTAATATTACATCATCATcattcaaaaattaaaaaatatttaaaaaaagggaaatgaCCCTATATACAGGGTTTATTTGTTCATGTTTTTTCTTACATGTAAAATGAGTTTGtaattatagatatatataatatatataaaaatatttcgcTATCTTCACATTATCGTGATAAACAAAAGGTAAATTTATTCTTCATAAAATGTGGAATTCCATAAAACTTATTTTCCAGTTTCTAAATTCAAATtaccttttttcatttataccGTTACAATCTCATTGCAAGGGAAAAATcctttcaaaaaaattatttcttttcaatgaaaaaaaaattttatttttgaatattaaatgaataacACAATGCCAATAAAAGAAGCacatatgaataattattcacgtgaaaaaagaacattttttttaggtATAAAATCATCAGAAAATGTAATATGAAGCTAAATGGAAAATTGTATGATCATATTTAAATTGACAAAACTTAAAAtacagaaaataaaataatgatgatacAACATAcaaataacaatttttatttataaaagaaagaaattttacttttaaaaaaaaaaaaaacaaaaaaacagtAAGTTAAATTGctatttattgttataatataaacatatttaaaaaaaaaaaaaaattacgtcATTGTTAATTCTTAAAGTGagaaaatttgtaaaaatgcataaaaaagaattttacgGAAATGTAGGctgtattataataatatgatcattttatgaaaatattaatacatgtTATATCTTGATaattgaataataataatttttttttttttttttttctttcaaaatgttttgatattttggaataataaaatattatcatcCAAAAATAAAGTGCGCAAAAatcgaaataaaaaaaaaaaatatatatatatatatacccgttaaaattaattaaataaaatattaaacattAACCGTTAAATTTATCTTGTGGGCATGGAGgccgcttttttttttttttttttttttttatttattaaaaagttcTATATCTTGGCGTTAATTCCCCATcctttaataataaaaaatttgccTTTTTCTTCAcgacatttattatatataaatgaataagtaaataaataaagtatatatatatatatatataattaagcGGCATTTTACCTGTACTAACAATTAATCGCTTAAATGAGAGCTAAATGTGGTGAACACAATTGTTTCTAGGGGTAAAATCTTTGTTAGGTAAAAGAACAACTAGCACCCTTCCCCTACATATGATTTAAGTGTACTCAAGtgcttaatatataattggaatgtaaatatattagaacaAGCGGAaggtatgcatatatacacacatatacttattatataaacacatatacatatagatacacacatatatgtattatatagacacatatacttatatgtatatatatgtgtgtacatatggCCTTTGTGAACACGCATAAAGTTACAAGGAGTTACCTTCATTTTCTTAACCTTCCCTTTTTCTTAGACATAAGTCGAATGCTCCTAAGGATATAGCTAAGCATGtgagtaaaaaataattcactTCTAAAATGGCATCTGATAGATTGCAAGAACAGTTACTAAATGgccaaataaataatgacaaCTCCTgcaagtatataaataacactACTGTTTTTACaagattaatatatattctaggAATTCTGATTCGTTTAGTAATTTACTACTATGGGTTATGGCAAGATAACAATTTAGATGTAAAATTTACGGATATtgattattatgttttttccgATGCTGCAAgatatgtattaaataataagtCACCTTATAATAGATACACGTATAGATACACACCTCTATTAGCTTACTTAATGCTACCAAAcattttcattcatttttcttttgggAAAATTCTCTTTTCATCCATAGATTTATTAGTTAGtatcattataattaaaattataaaaattaaatatcctgaatgcaaaaattatatattttatgtttactTATGGATCTTAAATCCGTTAGTCATCATCATATCTCTTAGGGGAAATTCAGATTCCATTCCTtgcttatttgttttattaacaatactttgtatttatcaaaaaaaaatttgtctGTCTGCTATTTTTTATGGGTTAGCTGTTAATTTTAAGATTTACCCAATTATTTATTCTCTACCcttaatgttatatttaaataaaaactatttatcaaaaaatagaattttccatctaaaaaaaaaaaacgactTGTTAACaaacataattattaacatttttcatattttaagtCGATTCTTCgttgaattatttaaattaaactatgaccaattaatttttttttcatggaGTTTTTTCACGTTCCTAAGCTTAAACGGCATTTTTTATGCAATGTAAGGATGTGCTTTTGTCCTTTTGTATACAACTTTACTtgtgaatattttttctcttatctGTTTGCATTAGTTTCTGTTTTTGTACATACTACACTCTGCTTCCCAGCAGActtgcttttatttttatacaggcttgtttattatattgtattatattttattttatttttttttttttccttttttatactaGATATGGGCGTAAGTTTTTGTATGAATCATTCATTTACCATTTAGTTAGAAGGGACCATAGACAtaatttttccctttttttttacattatgtACTTAAGTATTGAAAAAAGCTCAAAGGTAATatggatataaaaaatctgtttcttttttcatttgtcaTAGATAAAATGAAACTACCTGTCATTTGTTGTAATTcgtgtttttatatttatgcacGTATTTTAGTTTAATGTTGCATCTTTACCTTCATTTTCGAGgctatatgcatatataggTAGCGTAAATACgtacgtatgcatgtatgtatgtatgtatgtatgtatgcatgtatgtatgtatgcatgtatgtatgtatgtatgtatatatatatatatatgtatatgctgAAGAGAGAAAGAGAGAGTAACactttttctgttttattcaatgacaataatttaaaattttttttgcagaTTATACCTCTAATAATATTTGTGCCTCAAGTTATTTTAGTAGGATTATTTGGTTTTAAATATGCTAAGGTGAATTTGGAATTGTCTATGTTTTTACAGGTAAAAcattattaagaataaatatatatgtccaATGTGTCCTATGTTAAtcatgtaatatttttttttttttttatatatatatatatataagactATAGCGTTTATTGCTATGAATAAAGTATGCACCTCTCAGGTAaacaaaagaagaaatacaGTGCCTTGTCAAATTCGAAAAGACCAGTCTATCTTTATTTAACcagtatttttattgttacaACAATAATTGCCGtaacatatattacatattttatgtgcctatattataaaataaatggcactcattttttaagttgtttatgcttaaaaaaaataaaaaaaaatacatttataaaaagccgtaaattaaaaaaatttatttccgtactaaatgaaaatttcGTCTGAAATTCTTATCTTCtcattaaaagaaaaaaatgtgttttgaatgaatatagaaatattctcatcattttaatataatttccattttattttttttatccctttttttttttttcttatgatatatatgtattctggtaatatatattactccATCACTATTTTCAGTACTTTATATGGTGCCTTCCATTTATGCCTATTGTCCTATGTTCCATAACCTTAAACAGGGTgagaataacaaaataacaaagaGTACCAAAAGAGAGTGGTTTCATTAAGGGTGAACAGTCTTAAATCAAATAAATGTGGTCATATAATATCTCCcctaatatataaatatatagttacatatatatatatatgcacatacacgTGTGTCtaaccttttttttcattgcaTTTTAACAGAGAAATTTGGCCCTTATCATGTGTGCAGTgcttttttttgtcttatcGAAGGTTAGACTAAAATttagaataaattttttttttcttttcttttgcatttttattgatttttcttttacattAAATAGGGAAATAAATACCTAgttacatgtatgtatgtatgtatgtatgtatgtatgtgtgtgtgtgtacatattGGGGACAATGAACTTTCCATATTTCTTATCTTTGTAGTCATATTGGCTTTTGTGGGCGTACTATCTTGAATTTAAGGGATATAACTCTTTTCTGAaagtataaatttaatatctttttaaataattagaaattatgtatatgtatatgtatatgtatatgtatatataatagaaaaatcaTTTACTGTACTTCATTATGGTTaccattattttatttttttttttttttaaatatttgtagtTGTTTTATTCTTCCATTTTATTCGTTATATCTGAGATGACAATATGTTGggtttttatgtatatgcattataaggaagaaaagacaaaaacaagttaaaaaacaagaatatttttctttaaccGTAGGaccatttatttttatttttttttttttgtgtttttatttttctttatttgcataattatatatatatatatatatatatatactgtttttccttttaacacaaaaaaaatttaacatttttatatatataatattccttTCTAATAAactatacttatatatgaaGATTCTAATTTTTGCACAttaaattgtattttattatatgcttttttgctttgttttctatcatttttttaatctgCTACTTGTTTCTTAATCTGTTAATAGTATGAGAGATAAACTTAAGTTATTCTTAacatactatatatattcgaattttggaaataaaatatttttatatatataatttttattcaaaattttattctagccgaatataaatttaaaaataaaaaaaaacaaaagaaagaaaaaccTTACATGCTCAGGTATTTATTGCACATGTTTTACGCCTAGACAGCAATACAATATACTGATGttgcaagaaaaaaaaaaaaaaaagaaagaaaaaagaacttAACATAATGAGTATAACtgatataattaaaaggGTAATGTtccttatttaaaatttttttttttttttgttaaaaataccTTAATTTgttgcataattttttccctttattttttcttttttccttattttattttttttttttaatagcttatgaattattatataacaacAGATTTATTCTGAACAGTACATGCAACATTACATATGTGTTtagtattttaattaaaaaaataaatgcccTGCATGTTATTTGCTTTTATTTGCtctttttgctttattttcgttttttcccttttttactttttttccttttcttatCTCTTattcaattaatttttaatgaattaatatttttttcgaatataaagtaaaatttccactcaaaaattttcaaaaaaatatgttttttttttttttgtttttttttgctgACCCTCCAGTATagacatattttttacatttatttttgtaacatttttaaatgttacaTCCTTGCACacgtaatttatatttatttttttataagaaaaattaaagtaaaataagaaagaaGGATATGATATACATTTGCATGGTTATAAGCTTTGCATAGTTTactatttcaaaaatataaaaaactggCTTAATGTATAGTGaacacatttttaaattaaatttagtataatgtgatttttttaattttcatgttttaatgaaaaataattaaaatataaaccaTTTTGagttatttaataatatttatgtattttcttaactcatacattattatattcattatgcAATTAagggaaaatataatattatatgaaaatatttttatataggtTCCAATTACAACTTCATTacttatcattttttttttttttttttttttttgtgcactttattttactttcatTTGTACATTACAAAGGactacaaatattttaaagatgCCAATGGAcaaaataacaattttttcttttttgttcgTTGGTTTGTTTTTTGATACTTATTgtaaacattaaaaattgtTTGTGAAATATACAACTGTCTTggtctttattttatatattttacatactTCATTAAaatctattatttttcatgaaACTGTTGCACTAGTGGGTCTTcttttctataaaaaaatggatataaacaaaaatgagGACAAAAATCTAGTAATGTTGGATAGAATGAATGTTGAATCTTCCTCTAAAGAGGAAGCAATTAGAGTGTGCACTCGTATCAGGCCTCTATTTGAAAAGGAAGTATGTTTTAGTATAaccattaatatattacaaattacaacttttttttttttttttcgctcTTCAAAATGCAGCTGCacttatgaaaaatttaatgcAT from Plasmodium malariae genome assembly, chromosome: 13 includes these protein-coding regions:
- the PmUG01_13020900 gene encoding GPI mannosyltransferase I, putative — translated: MASDRLQEQLLNGQINNDNSCKYINNTTVFTRLIYILGILIRLVIYYYGLWQDNNLDVKFTDIDYYVFSDAARYVLNNKSPYNRYTYRYTPLLAYLMLPNIFIHFSFGKILFSSIDLLVSIIIIKIIKIKYPECKNYIFYVYLWILNPLVIIISLRGNSDSIPCLFVLLTILCIYQKKICLSAIFYGLAVNFKIYPIIYSLPLIYGRKFLYESFIYHLVRRDHRHNFSLFFYIMYLSIEKSSKIIPLIIFVPQVILVGLFGFKYAKVNLELSMFLQTIAFIAMNKVCTSQYFIWCLPFMPIVLCSITLNRRNLALIMCAVLFFVLSKSYWLLWAYYLEFKGYNSFLKLFYSSILFVISEMTICWVFMYMHYKEEKTKTS